One region of Rana temporaria chromosome 11, aRanTem1.1, whole genome shotgun sequence genomic DNA includes:
- the LOC120916817 gene encoding LOW QUALITY PROTEIN: uncharacterized protein LOC120916817 (The sequence of the model RefSeq protein was modified relative to this genomic sequence to represent the inferred CDS: deleted 1 base in 1 codon) yields MIKHRILTGDKPPIKERHRPVAPGMYQTVKKLLTDMKEADVIQESQSPWAAPMVLVKKKDGTIRFCVDYRKLNDITHKDAYPLPRIEESLTALGSAAYFSTLDLTSGYWQVPMAVEDREKTAFVTPMGLFEFKSMPFGLCNAPATFQRLMERCLGHLNFQSVLLYLDDVIVYSKSYQEHLTHLSDVFQVLIQHGLKVKPSKCHLLKPQVHYLGHVVSPEGVQPDPAKVEVVKNWPIPRTVKDIRSFLGFSGYYRCFIPHFAQIAEPLTSLLRGTAKGNYNGKLPVEWAKEQEVAFQALKHLLTEPPILAYPDYTQPFRLYTDASFEGLGAVLSQMQGKQERVIAYASRNLRGAEKNDSNYSSFKLELLALVWAVTEKFKDYLSATSFTVYTDNNPLAHLNTAKLGALEQRWASRLTNYDFSIKYRSGKSNINADVLSRMAPGEDSPVEGKWEDVEMPPFYQRFVNQDVVVTREGSESGSKTIQEDLYTWRTLQEESQTMGDLQEYLLTRRSERPNQLVALDHVKLSPTRSGYSYALTMVDHYSKWVVVVPVKDLTAKTTAQMFYTHWVQILGCPETVLSDRGPAFEAQLFQELCQFHACKKLRTTAYHPQGNGLCERINKVFIHMLRAASVSRPEEWPQLMPELLEIYNNTIHCSTGYTPFYLMMGQHGQLPKDRVFGLQAPFNHSPQASSEWVSEHQKRIQEAREIVNKKMGEAHYRQQQDYNRHASAQPLQVGDKVWLKKHPRTHKLDSLWETEPYTVISIPYPDSDVYSVQKNGYEPQVVHRNRIKLCHKGNLPVLVPPSAPPSLPPPVQPAQVRPTKPVEPERPLLMFEDDPLFPSDQNVFFGYVPIISIPSTSVLAPEAPEFTPAIRSPAAVPSEPSNVGESSISQEPSQAPIVQDEGAAVSPEEASVQGENSAPENSEMVLRRSTRSNFGYPPARYRD; encoded by the exons ATGATTAAGCATCGAATCCTGACCGGCGATAAACCCCCCATCAAGGAAAGGCATCGGCCTGTGGCACCAGGCATGTACCAAACCGTCAAGAAACTGTTAACCGACATGAAGGAGGCAGATGTAATACAAGAGAGCCAGAGTCCCTGGGCAGCACCCATGGTGTTAGTTAAGAAGAAGGATGGGACCATCCGTTtctgtgttgattacaggaaattgaacgacatcacccataaagacgcataccctctcccccggattgaggagtcactcactgcgctgggttctgcggcctacttctctacattggatctgaccagcggatactggcaggtgcccatggccgtcgaagacagggagaaaacagcctttgtcacccccatgggtcttttcgaatttaaaagtatgccctttgggctgtgcaatgccccagctaccttTCAACGGCTGATGGAGAGATGTCTGGGACACCTTAACTTCCAGAGTGTCCTACTCTACCTGGATGACGTGATTGTGTATTCCAAATCCTATCAGGAACATTTGACTCACCTGTCCGACGTCTTCCAAGTACTGATCCAGCATGGTCTGAAAGTCAAACCCTCCAAGTGCCACCTACTCAAGCCACAAGTACATTACCTGGGCCACGTCGTCAGT CCTGAAGGGGTCCAACCTGATCCAGCTAAAGTCGAAGTTGTCAAGAATTGGCCTATCCCACGCACCGTTAAGGATATTCGGAGCTTCTTAGGATTTTCAGGATATTACCGCTgctttattcctcattttgcACAAATTGCCGAGCCATTGACCTCTCTCCTGCGAGGCACGGCGAAGGGGAACTATAATGGCAAGCTGCCTGTGGAATGGGCCAAAGAGCAAGAGGTGGCCTTCCAGGCTCTAAAACATCTATTGACAGAGCCTCCCATCCTGGCCTATCCGGATTATACTCAGCCTTTCCGACTGTATACAGATGCCAGCTTTGAAGGACTCGGGGCAGTGTTGTCCCAGATGCAGGGAAAACAAGAGAGGGTGATAGCTTACGCCAGCCGGAATCTGCGAGGGGCTGAGAAGAATGATTCTAACTACAGTTCCTTCAAGTTAGAGCTCCTGGCCCTCGTGTGGGCAGTCACCGAAAAATTTAAGGACTATTTGTCAGCCACCTCATTCACGGTCTACACCGATAACAACCCCCTGGCTCACCTGAACACCGCTAAACTAGGTGCCCTTGAGCAAAGATGGGCCTCCAGACTGACCAACTATGACTTCTCTATCAAGTACCGAAGTGGCAAGTCTAATATTAATGCGGATGTGCTATCACGCATGGCTCCTGGCGAAGATTCCCCAGTGGAGGGCAAGTGGGAAGATGTGGAAATGCCTCCCTTCTATCAAAGATTCGTGAATCAGGATGTGGTCGTCACCCGCGAGGGGAGTGAATCTGGGTCTAAAACAATCCAGGAAGACCTGTATACCTGGAGGACCCTACAGGAAGAAAGTCAGACTATGGGAGATCTGCAGGAGTATTTATTGACCAGGAGG agcgagaggcccAACCAATTGGTCGCCTTGGATCATGTCAAGCTGTCACCTACCCGGTCCGGGTATTCATATGCTCTGACCATGGTGGATCACTATTCCAAGTGGGTAGTGGTTGTGCCAGTCAAAGACTTAACAGCCAAGACAACAGCCCAGATGTTCTACACCCATTGGGTACAGATACTTGGATGTCCTGAAACTGTCTTGTCCGACCGAGGTCCGGCCTTTGAGGCCCAACTGTTTCAAGAATTGTGCCAGTTCCATGCTTGTAAGAAACTCAGGACCACTGCCTATCATCCGCAAGGGAATGGACTCTGTGAGAGGATCAACAAGGTGTTTATCCACATGCTGAGAGCGGCTTCTGTATCCCGACCTGAAGAGTGGCCTCAACTAATGCCCGAATTGTTGGAAATCTACAACAATACCATCCACTGTTCCACTGGTTATACTCCATTTTACCTCATGATGGGCCAACACGGTCAACTGCCTAAAGACAGGGTCTTTGGACTTCAAGCACCTTTCAACCACTCCCCCCAAGCCTCTTCGGAGTGGGTCTCGGAACATCAGAAAAGGATTCAGGAAGCGAGAGAGATAGTCAACAAAAAGATGGGCGAGGCACACTATAGGCAGCAACAGGACTACAACCGCCATGCCTCTGCCCAGCCGTTGCAAGTTGGTGATAAAGTCTGGCTGAAGAAGCATCCTAGAACCCATAAGTTGGACTCCCTTTGGGAAACTGAACCATACACAGTGATTTCCATCCCTTATCCGGACTCTGATGTCTACTCAGTTCAAAAAAACGGATATGAACCACAAGTTGTCCACCGAAACCGGATCAAGCTGTGTCACAAAGGGAACCTGCCTGTGTTGGTGCCTCCTTCTGCACCACCAAGTCTTCCACCTCCAGTTCAGCCAGCACAAGTGCGGCCCACCAAGCCAGTTGAGCCTGAGAGGCCACTCCTGATGTTCGAAGAtgatcctctcttcccttctgatCAAAACGTATTCTTTGGTTATGTGCCAAtcatttccattccatcaacctcAGTCTTGGCACCAGAAGCTCCAGAGTTTACTCCAGCCATCCGCTCACCTGCTGCAGTGCCATCAGAACCTTCTAATGTGGGAGAAAGCTCCATAAGTCAAGAGCCATCACAGGCCCCCATTGTCCAAGATGAAGGTGCAGCTGTCAGTCCAGAAGAAGCAAGTGTTCAAGGAGAAAACAGTGCTCCAGAAAACTCAGAAATGGTGTTGCGTAGATCCACCAGATCTAATTTCGGATATCCCCCAGCAAGATATAGGGATTAA